A genomic segment from Drosophila miranda strain MSH22 chromosome 3, D.miranda_PacBio2.1, whole genome shotgun sequence encodes:
- the LOC108159016 gene encoding patronin isoform X11 → MDAAESQEIRQARQRASVKWLLSKAFNNRVPDNLKEPFYRDHENQERLKPQIIVELGNATLYCQTLSNLYSDPNYQSLNHWSIIQTLARKGVPVAESSDMPITETVLIQTNPLRINAHMSVIESLMVLYAKEISSGDRIMSAIRRISGSNYQTPPGQTYEQALLAWISHACAALKKRIIKEVETGLPDENGTRLQTPDIPPVRDFQDLCDGICLALLIAYYCPKVVPWTMVRINYLPAVEDSIHNILLVSNFSQKHLPYGVFHMTPEDVTFMRGSMKLNLVLLLTDLFNLFEIHPAKCVCYPGMDGQDVIARRTLGANEHGICHRRGLTMQPVMPIPDLRSDLDQPPVGSPSNRPPFQVPHSNSFSGGLNRRSTPPNEHQQQQQQHQQAVVQANSNHFDGNQGEAFVVHKSRGITTLSSMHSQQQQQHHHQQQHQQQQQFHQQQQSQLQQQLQQQQQQQQQQQQEPLVPARLRQAKEKTNVESKADERGDFVAAGRPSNWEQSRRPSFAGRRSRRNSSSEDSQLTIENFGGSQDQLNTLGGRFDRDRERDRDRDRERKLSNTSIAEPAVAVRSSIADARGTLQLGYDTDSGSEKQDRETEKYSMRRQASVDNVPTVSAHNLSNASSPLPQARNKQHSSDKDYSHSVADTYNDARSSAYDPESTPVRKSSTSSMPASPAAWQLDVGDEDMRSLENASKLSTIRMKLEEKRRRIEQDKRKIEMALLRHQEKEDLESCPEVMKWETMSNESKRTPDMDPVDLDKYQVGEQSIAIMNMNLQDIQQDIHRLATQQSQMQAQHLQAQQLLQAQQIANMLNQQQQTYGSQQHLSDHHYQQQQRPMQQSFGSSPHLPQAYNAPVSAYSSRPPSRDPYQQQQHQQQHQQQQQQPMAMPQPMQFVNEHGQYMSPPQPSHYQPQSIYSDNGAPYNNHSPHYGAAAPPQYRSSVVFDDYGQPTNHFYLHESSPQAQPQVHPQRRTWAHSAAAAAYEQQQQIQQPMVDVNAWQSQQQQQQHHQQQKKAQQPWMNRPPSSAGGAAQGSFMLHQNGGGGGGGGGGELQHLFQVQASPQHSQRQLGGGANGVQRQQSLTNLRDNRSPKSQHQPQTMGMAMQQEDMMAPQSICFIGDEEDVDEVERNIIESMQATRISDFVLQQQQQQQHHQQQLQLQQQQQRLQGGRGSSSEDYDSGEMISNKLNITSGNLTYRIPSPSRPSIQANSFQDPRDCEDQPAEKGFYISFDDDQPKRPKPPLRAKRSPKKEALPLGDSSSSSRDRDRDSVDHQTLLKRESLSQLHNNNNNNGSEDGHKSAGANRHSIHGLNHSNSVKSPGNATYNKYTDEAPIQLRHLAVSGSDPFGHEPHPHPQPMQQQPMSPTRIQQSNNSAEAAKNKALVIGADATNLDPESVDEMERRKEKIMLLSLQRRQQQEEAKARKEIEASQKREKEREKEEERARKKEDQMARRAAILEQHRLKKAIEEAEREGKTLDRPDLHVKLQPQSSSATNPRLRQQRTTRPRPKTIHVDDASVDISEASSISSRGKKGSSSNLTEPAAVERGRTLSRISVAKGSTLNFRGRKSNSLMNLCDTDSGLGRATPPRRAPSPGMGASGRHMPSPSGPGSLPPGLISKRRGFDDGSSDFSLTPNFNMEYSGPKLYKQPAAKSNRGIILNAVEYCVFPGAVNREAKQKVLEKIARSEAKHFLVLFRDAGCQFRALYSYMPESGDQVTKLYGTGPSQVDEVMFDKFFKYNSGGKCFSQVHTKHLTVTIDAFTIHNSLWQGKRVQLPSKKDMALVI, encoded by the exons ATGGATGCCGCCGAATCACAGGAAATACGACAG GCTCGTCAACGTGCTTCCGTCAAGTGGCTGCTCTCGAAGGCCTTCAACAATCGTGTGCCGGACAACCTGAAGGAGCCCTTCTATCGCGACCATGAGAATCAGGAGCGCCTCAAGCCCCAGATCATTGTGGAGCTGGGCAACGCCACGCTGTACTGCCAGACGTTGTCCAATCTGTACTCAGATCCCAACTACCAAAGCTTGAATCACTGGTCAATAATACAGACGCTAGCGCGCAAGGGTGTCCCGGTGGCCGAGTCCTCGGACATGCCCATTACCGAAACGGTATTAATTCAAACGAATCCGTTGCGAATT AACGCCCACATGTCTGTGATAGAATCGCTGATGGTTTTGTATGCCAAGGAGATATCATCGGGTGACCGCATCATGTCGGCCATCAGAAG AATATCTGGCAGCAATTACCAGACGCCTCCTGGCCAAACGTATGAGCAAGCTCTGCTGGCTTGGATTTCGCATGCCTGCGCGGCTCTGAAGAAGCGCATCATCAAGGAGGTGGAGACAGGGCTGCCCGATGAGAAT GGCACGCGTCTGCAGACGCCGGACATACCGCCAGTGAGGGACTTCCAGGATCTGTGCGATGGCATCTGCCTGGCGCTGCTCATCGCCTACTACTGCCCCAAGGTGGTGCCCTGGACGATGGTGCGCATCAACTATCTGCCGGCTGTCGAGGACTCCATACACAATATCCTGCTCGTGAGCAATTTCTCACAGAAGCATCTGCCATATGGCGTCTTCCACATGACGCCCGAGGATGTGACCTTCATGAGGGG ATCGATGAAACTGAATCTGGTACTGCTGCTCACGGATCTGTTCAATCTGTTCGAGATACATCCGGCGAAGTGTGTCTGCTACCCGGGCATGGATGGTCAGG ATGTCATCGCCCGGCGCACCTTGGGCGCCAATGAGCACGGAATCTGCCACCGACGGGGCCTCACAATGCAGCCCGTTATGCCCATACCCGATCTCCGCAGCGATCTCGACCAGCCGCCCGTTGGCTCGCCCTCGAATCGGCCGCCATTTCAAG TTCCGCATTCGAATTCATTCAGCGGCGGCTTAAATCGCAGATCCACCCCGCCAAACgaacaccaacaacagcaacaacaacaccaacaggCGGTTGTTCAAGCAAATTCGAATCATTTCGATGGTAATCAAGGCGAAG CCTTCGTCGTGCACAAGTCGCGTGGCATCACCACACTCTCATCCATGCactcgcagcagcagcagcaacaccaccaccaacagcaacatcagcaacagcaacagttccaccagcagcagcagtcgcagctacagcaacagctacagcagcaacagcagcagcagcagcagcagcagcaggagcccTTGGTTCCGGCTCGCTTGCGTCAGGCTAAAGAAAAGACCAATGTCGAGTCCAAGGCGGATGAGAGAG GCGATTTTGTCGCTGCGGGTCGACCAAGTAACTGGGAACAGAGCCGTCGGCCAAGCTTTGCAG GGCGCCGCTCGCGCAGGAACTCCTCCAGCGAGGACTCCCAGCTGACCATCGAGAACTTTGGCGGCTCCCAGGATCAGCTGAACACGCTGGGAGGCAGATTCGATCGGGATCGCGAACGGGAccgagacagggacagggagcGGAAGTTGTCCAACACCAGCATAG CTGAACCCGCTGTGGCCGTGCGCTCCTCCATTGCCGATGCCCGGGGCACGCTGCAGCTTGGCTACGACACGGATTCGGGCTCGGAGAAGCAGGACCGCGAGACGGAGAAGTATTCAATGCGTCGGCAGGCGAG TGTCGACAATGTGCCCACGGTGTCGGCTCACAATCTATCGAATGCGAGCAGCCCCTTGCCACAGGCACGGAACAAGCAACATTCCAGCGACAAAGACTACAGCCACAGCGTGGCGGACACCTACAACGATGCCCGCTCCAGTGCCTACGATCCGGAGAGCACACCAGTGCGCAAGTCCTCCACCAGCAGCATGCCAGCGAGCCCCGCAGCCTGGCAGCTGGACGTGGGCGATGAGGACATGCGCTCGCTGGAGAACGCCAGCAAGCTGTCCACCATACGCATGAAGCTGGAGGAGAAGCGTCGTCGCATTGAGCAGGACAAGCGGAAGATCGAAATGGCCCTGCTCAGGCACCAGGAGAAG GAGGATCTCGAATCTTGTCCGGAGGTTATGAAGTGGGAGACCATGAGTAATGAATCGAAGCGCACGCCGGACATGGATCCCGTTGACTTGGACAAGTACCAGGTGGGTGAG CAAAGCATCGCCATCATGAACATGAATCTGCAGGATATCCAGCAGGATATCCACCGCCTGGCCACGCAGCAGAGCCAGATGCAGGCCCAGCACCTGCAGGCGCAGCAGCTCCTGCAGGCCCAGCAAATAGCCAATATGCTGAACCAG cagcaacagacgTATGGGTCGCAGCAGCACCTGTCTGACCACCactaccagcagcagcagagaccCATGCAGCAAAGCTTTGGCTCATCGCCGCATCTTCCGCAGGCCTACAATGCCCCAGTCAGTGCGTACAGCTCCCGTCCGCCCAGCCGCGATCCctaccagcagcaacaacatcagcagcaacaccagcagcagcagcagcagcccatgGCCATGCCCCAGCCGATGCAGTTCGTCAATGAGCACGGCCAGTACATGTCGCCGCCGCAGCCCTCCCACTACCAGCCGCAGAGCATCTACAGCGACAACGGAGCGCCCTACAACAACCACTCGCCGCACTACGGAGCGGCTGCTCCTCCGCAGTACAGGAGCAGTGTGGTCTTCGATGACTATGGCCAGCCCACGAACCACTTCTACCTGCATGAGTCCTCGCCACAGGCACAGCCACAGGTCCATCCCCAGCGCCGCACCTGGGCGCActcagcagcagccgccgcctacgagcagcagcagcagatacAGCAGCCGATGGTGGATGTGAATGCGTGGCAgtcacagcagcagcagcaacagcaccaccagcagcagaagaaggccCAGCAGCCCTGGATGAACAGGCCTCCCTCCAGCGCGGGAGGAGCGGCCCAGGGCAGCTTTATGCTGCACCAGAACGGGGGAGGaggtggtggcggcggcggaggcGAGCTCCAGCATCTGTTCCAGGTGCAGGCCTCGCCGCAGCACTCGCAGCGCCAGTTGGGTGGGGGGGCCAACGGGGTGCAGAGACAGCAATCACTGACCAATCTGCGCGACAATCGCTCGCCCAAGTCCCAGCACCAGCCGCAGACCATGGGTATGGCCATGCAGCAGGAGGACATGATGGCACCGCAGAGCATTTGCTTCATTGGCGACGAGGAGGATGTGGACGAGGTGGAGCGCAACATCATCGAGTCCATGCAGGCCACACGCATCTCGGACTTTGtgcttcagcagcagcagcaacagcaacatcaccagcagcaactgcaactgcagcagcagcagcagcgtctgCAAGGCGGAAGGGGCAGTAGTTCGGAGGACTACGACAGCGGCGAGATGATTTCCAACAAGCTGAACATCACCAGCGGCAATCTCACCTACCGCATACCCTCGCCCTCGCGCCCCTCCATTCAGGCCAACAGTTTCCAGGACCCGCGCGATTGCGAGGATCAGCCGGCTGAGAAGGGCTTCTACATCTCCTTCGACGACGACCAGCCCAAGCGGCCCAAGCCGCCGCTGCGCGCCAAGCGCTCGCCCAAGAAGGAGGCCCTTCCGTTgggcgacagcagcagcagcagccgcgacagggacagggacagcgTGGACCACCAGACTCTGCTCAAACGGGAGTCCCTAAGTCAACtgcacaacaacaataacaacaacggCAGCGAGGACGGCCACAAGTCAGCAGGGGCCAACAGGCACAGCATCCACGGCCTCAACCACTCCAACAGTGTCAAATCGCCCGGCAATGCCACCTACAACAAGTACACGGACGAGGCGCCCATCCAACTACGCCATCTGGCCGTATCGGGCTCGGATCCATTTGGCCacgagccacacccacacccacagcccatgcagcagcagcccatgTCACCCACGCGAATCCAGCAGAGCAACAACAGTGCCGAGGCGGCCAAGAACAAGGCGCTGGTGATTGGAGCCGACGCCACCAACCTAGATCCG GAGTCTGTGGATGAAATGGAGCGACGAAAAGAGAAGATCATGCTGCTGTCCCTGCAGCGGCgtcagcagcaggaggaggccAAGGCACGCAAGGAGATCGAGGCCTCGCAGAAGCGGGAAAAGGAGcgggagaaggaggaggagcgcgCACGCAAGAAGGAGGATCAAATGGCGCGACGAGCGGCCATATTGGAACAGCATAGACTCAAGAAAGCCATCGAAGAGGCCGAACGAGAG GGCAAAACCCTGGATCGGCCCGATCTGCATGTGAAACTGCAACCCCAGTCATCTAGTGCAACGAATCCGCGACTCCGGCAGCAGCGCACGACACGTCCCAGGCCCAAGACCATTCATGTGGACGATGCCAGTGTGGACATCAGTGAGGCTTCGAGCATCTCTAGTCGGGGCAAGAAGGGCTCCAGCTCGAATCTAACCG AGCCAGCAGCCGTCGAGCGGGGCCGCACTCTGTCGCGTATCTCCGTCGCTAAGGGGAGCACACTTAATTTCCGGGGCCGAAAGTCCAATTCGCTAATGAATCTGTGCG ACACAGATTCGGGACTGGGACGCGCCACACCGCCGAGGCGCGCACCCTCGCCTGGAATGGGCGCTTCAGGTAGGCATATGCCATCCCCCTCTGGACCGGGCTCTTTGCCGCCAGGTTTGATATCGAAACGTCGCGGATTTGATGATGGATCCAGCGATTTCTCATTAACTCCGAATTTTAACATGGAATATTCGG GTCCAAAACTCTACAAGCAACCAGCGGCCAAATCCAATCGCGGCATTATACTGAATGCCGTCGAATACTGCGTCTTTCCGGGCGCCGTGAACCGTGAGGCCAAACAGAAAGTGCTCGAGAAGATAGCACGCTCGGAGGCGAAACACTTCCTAGTACTCTTCCGCGATGCGGGCTGCCAGTTCCGCGCCCTCTACAGCTACATGCCCGAGTCCGGGGACCAGGTGACCAAGCTGTACGGCACCGGACCTAGTCAAGTCGACGAAGTCATGTTCGATAAGTTCTTCAA ATACAACTCAGGGGGCAAGTGCTTCTCGCAAGTGCACACCAAGCATCTGACCGTCACCATCGACGCCTTCACAATACACAACTCGCTCTGGCAGGGTAAGCGGGTGCAGTTGCCCAGCAAAAAGGACATGGCGCTTGTTATCTAA
- the LOC108159016 gene encoding patronin isoform X38: MDAAESQEIRQARQRASVKWLLSKAFNNRVPDNLKEPFYRDHENQERLKPQIIVELGNATLYCQTLSNLYSDPNYQSLNHWSIIQTLARKGVPVAESSDMPITETVLIQTNPLRINAHMSVIESLMVLYAKEISSGDRIMSAIRRISGSNYQTPPGQTYEQALLAWISHACAALKKRIIKEVETGLPDENGTRLQTPDIPPVRDFQDLCDGICLALLIAYYCPKVVPWTMVRINYLPAVEDSIHNILLVSNFSQKHLPYGVFHMTPEDVTFMRGSMKLNLVLLLTDLFNLFEIHPAKCVCYPGMDGQDVIARRTLGANEHGICHRRGLTMQPVMPIPDLRSDLDQPPVGSPSNRPPFQVPHSNSFSGGLNRRSTPPNEHQQQQQQHQQAVVQANSNHFDGNQGEAFVVHKSRGITTLSSMHSQQQQQHHHQQQHQQQQQFHQQQQSQLQQQLQQQQQQQQQQQQEPLVPARLRQAKEKTNVESKADERGDFVAAGRPSNWEQSRRPSFAGRRSRRNSSSEDSQLTIENFGGSQDQLNTLGGRFDRDRERDRDRDRERKLSNTSIAEPAVAVRSSIADARGTLQLGYDTDSGSEKQDRETEKYSMRRQASVDNVPTVSAHNLSNASSPLPQARNKQHSSDKDYSHSVADTYNDARSSAYDPESTPVRKSSTSSMPASPAAWQLDVGDEDMRSLENASKLSTIRMKLEEKRRRIEQDKRKIEMALLRHQEKEDLESCPEVMKWETMSNESKRTPDMDPVDLDKYQQQTYGSQQHLSDHHYQQQQRPMQQSFGSSPHLPQAYNAPVSAYSSRPPSRDPYQQQQHQQQHQQQQQQPMAMPQPMQFVNEHGQYMSPPQPSHYQPQSIYSDNGAPYNNHSPHYGAAAPPQYRSSVVFDDYGQPTNHFYLHESSPQAQPQVHPQRRTWAHSAAAAAYEQQQQIQQPMVDVNAWQSQQQQQQHHQQQKKAQQPWMNRPPSSAGGAAQGSFMLHQNGGGGGGGGGGELQHLFQVQASPQHSQRQLGGGANGVQRQQSLTNLRDNRSPKSQHQPQTMGMAMQQEDMMAPQSICFIGDEEDVDEVERNIIESMQATRISDFVLQQQQQQQHHQQQLQLQQQQQRLQGGRGSSSEDYDSGEMISNKLNITSGNLTYRIPSPSRPSIQANSFQDPRDCEDQPAEKGFYISFDDDQPKRPKPPLRAKRSPKKEALPLGDSSSSSRDRDRDSVDHQTLLKRESLSQLHNNNNNNGSEDGHKSAGANRHSIHGLNHSNSVKSPGNATYNKYTDEAPIQLRHLAVSGSDPFGHEPHPHPQPMQQQPMSPTRIQQSNNSAEAAKNKALVIGADATNLDPESVDEMERRKEKIMLLSLQRRQQQEEAKARKEIEASQKREKEREKEEERARKKEDQMARRAAILEQHRLKKAIEEAEREGKTLDRPDLHVKLQPQSSSATNPRLRQQRTTRPRPKTIHVDDASVDISEASSISSRGKKGSSSNLTEPAAVERGRTLSRISVAKGSTLNFRGRKSNSLMNLCGPKLYKQPAAKSNRGIILNAVEYCVFPGAVNREAKQKVLEKIARSEAKHFLVLFRDAGCQFRALYSYMPESGDQVTKLYGTGPSQVDEVMFDKFFKYNSGGKCFSQVHTKHLTVTIDAFTIHNSLWQGKRVQLPSKKDMALVI, encoded by the exons ATGGATGCCGCCGAATCACAGGAAATACGACAG GCTCGTCAACGTGCTTCCGTCAAGTGGCTGCTCTCGAAGGCCTTCAACAATCGTGTGCCGGACAACCTGAAGGAGCCCTTCTATCGCGACCATGAGAATCAGGAGCGCCTCAAGCCCCAGATCATTGTGGAGCTGGGCAACGCCACGCTGTACTGCCAGACGTTGTCCAATCTGTACTCAGATCCCAACTACCAAAGCTTGAATCACTGGTCAATAATACAGACGCTAGCGCGCAAGGGTGTCCCGGTGGCCGAGTCCTCGGACATGCCCATTACCGAAACGGTATTAATTCAAACGAATCCGTTGCGAATT AACGCCCACATGTCTGTGATAGAATCGCTGATGGTTTTGTATGCCAAGGAGATATCATCGGGTGACCGCATCATGTCGGCCATCAGAAG AATATCTGGCAGCAATTACCAGACGCCTCCTGGCCAAACGTATGAGCAAGCTCTGCTGGCTTGGATTTCGCATGCCTGCGCGGCTCTGAAGAAGCGCATCATCAAGGAGGTGGAGACAGGGCTGCCCGATGAGAAT GGCACGCGTCTGCAGACGCCGGACATACCGCCAGTGAGGGACTTCCAGGATCTGTGCGATGGCATCTGCCTGGCGCTGCTCATCGCCTACTACTGCCCCAAGGTGGTGCCCTGGACGATGGTGCGCATCAACTATCTGCCGGCTGTCGAGGACTCCATACACAATATCCTGCTCGTGAGCAATTTCTCACAGAAGCATCTGCCATATGGCGTCTTCCACATGACGCCCGAGGATGTGACCTTCATGAGGGG ATCGATGAAACTGAATCTGGTACTGCTGCTCACGGATCTGTTCAATCTGTTCGAGATACATCCGGCGAAGTGTGTCTGCTACCCGGGCATGGATGGTCAGG ATGTCATCGCCCGGCGCACCTTGGGCGCCAATGAGCACGGAATCTGCCACCGACGGGGCCTCACAATGCAGCCCGTTATGCCCATACCCGATCTCCGCAGCGATCTCGACCAGCCGCCCGTTGGCTCGCCCTCGAATCGGCCGCCATTTCAAG TTCCGCATTCGAATTCATTCAGCGGCGGCTTAAATCGCAGATCCACCCCGCCAAACgaacaccaacaacagcaacaacaacaccaacaggCGGTTGTTCAAGCAAATTCGAATCATTTCGATGGTAATCAAGGCGAAG CCTTCGTCGTGCACAAGTCGCGTGGCATCACCACACTCTCATCCATGCactcgcagcagcagcagcaacaccaccaccaacagcaacatcagcaacagcaacagttccaccagcagcagcagtcgcagctacagcaacagctacagcagcaacagcagcagcagcagcagcagcagcaggagcccTTGGTTCCGGCTCGCTTGCGTCAGGCTAAAGAAAAGACCAATGTCGAGTCCAAGGCGGATGAGAGAG GCGATTTTGTCGCTGCGGGTCGACCAAGTAACTGGGAACAGAGCCGTCGGCCAAGCTTTGCAG GGCGCCGCTCGCGCAGGAACTCCTCCAGCGAGGACTCCCAGCTGACCATCGAGAACTTTGGCGGCTCCCAGGATCAGCTGAACACGCTGGGAGGCAGATTCGATCGGGATCGCGAACGGGAccgagacagggacagggagcGGAAGTTGTCCAACACCAGCATAG CTGAACCCGCTGTGGCCGTGCGCTCCTCCATTGCCGATGCCCGGGGCACGCTGCAGCTTGGCTACGACACGGATTCGGGCTCGGAGAAGCAGGACCGCGAGACGGAGAAGTATTCAATGCGTCGGCAGGCGAG TGTCGACAATGTGCCCACGGTGTCGGCTCACAATCTATCGAATGCGAGCAGCCCCTTGCCACAGGCACGGAACAAGCAACATTCCAGCGACAAAGACTACAGCCACAGCGTGGCGGACACCTACAACGATGCCCGCTCCAGTGCCTACGATCCGGAGAGCACACCAGTGCGCAAGTCCTCCACCAGCAGCATGCCAGCGAGCCCCGCAGCCTGGCAGCTGGACGTGGGCGATGAGGACATGCGCTCGCTGGAGAACGCCAGCAAGCTGTCCACCATACGCATGAAGCTGGAGGAGAAGCGTCGTCGCATTGAGCAGGACAAGCGGAAGATCGAAATGGCCCTGCTCAGGCACCAGGAGAAG GAGGATCTCGAATCTTGTCCGGAGGTTATGAAGTGGGAGACCATGAGTAATGAATCGAAGCGCACGCCGGACATGGATCCCGTTGACTTGGACAAGTACCAG caacagacgTATGGGTCGCAGCAGCACCTGTCTGACCACCactaccagcagcagcagagaccCATGCAGCAAAGCTTTGGCTCATCGCCGCATCTTCCGCAGGCCTACAATGCCCCAGTCAGTGCGTACAGCTCCCGTCCGCCCAGCCGCGATCCctaccagcagcaacaacatcagcagcaacaccagcagcagcagcagcagcccatgGCCATGCCCCAGCCGATGCAGTTCGTCAATGAGCACGGCCAGTACATGTCGCCGCCGCAGCCCTCCCACTACCAGCCGCAGAGCATCTACAGCGACAACGGAGCGCCCTACAACAACCACTCGCCGCACTACGGAGCGGCTGCTCCTCCGCAGTACAGGAGCAGTGTGGTCTTCGATGACTATGGCCAGCCCACGAACCACTTCTACCTGCATGAGTCCTCGCCACAGGCACAGCCACAGGTCCATCCCCAGCGCCGCACCTGGGCGCActcagcagcagccgccgcctacgagcagcagcagcagatacAGCAGCCGATGGTGGATGTGAATGCGTGGCAgtcacagcagcagcagcaacagcaccaccagcagcagaagaaggccCAGCAGCCCTGGATGAACAGGCCTCCCTCCAGCGCGGGAGGAGCGGCCCAGGGCAGCTTTATGCTGCACCAGAACGGGGGAGGaggtggtggcggcggcggaggcGAGCTCCAGCATCTGTTCCAGGTGCAGGCCTCGCCGCAGCACTCGCAGCGCCAGTTGGGTGGGGGGGCCAACGGGGTGCAGAGACAGCAATCACTGACCAATCTGCGCGACAATCGCTCGCCCAAGTCCCAGCACCAGCCGCAGACCATGGGTATGGCCATGCAGCAGGAGGACATGATGGCACCGCAGAGCATTTGCTTCATTGGCGACGAGGAGGATGTGGACGAGGTGGAGCGCAACATCATCGAGTCCATGCAGGCCACACGCATCTCGGACTTTGtgcttcagcagcagcagcaacagcaacatcaccagcagcaactgcaactgcagcagcagcagcagcgtctgCAAGGCGGAAGGGGCAGTAGTTCGGAGGACTACGACAGCGGCGAGATGATTTCCAACAAGCTGAACATCACCAGCGGCAATCTCACCTACCGCATACCCTCGCCCTCGCGCCCCTCCATTCAGGCCAACAGTTTCCAGGACCCGCGCGATTGCGAGGATCAGCCGGCTGAGAAGGGCTTCTACATCTCCTTCGACGACGACCAGCCCAAGCGGCCCAAGCCGCCGCTGCGCGCCAAGCGCTCGCCCAAGAAGGAGGCCCTTCCGTTgggcgacagcagcagcagcagccgcgacagggacagggacagcgTGGACCACCAGACTCTGCTCAAACGGGAGTCCCTAAGTCAACtgcacaacaacaataacaacaacggCAGCGAGGACGGCCACAAGTCAGCAGGGGCCAACAGGCACAGCATCCACGGCCTCAACCACTCCAACAGTGTCAAATCGCCCGGCAATGCCACCTACAACAAGTACACGGACGAGGCGCCCATCCAACTACGCCATCTGGCCGTATCGGGCTCGGATCCATTTGGCCacgagccacacccacacccacagcccatgcagcagcagcccatgTCACCCACGCGAATCCAGCAGAGCAACAACAGTGCCGAGGCGGCCAAGAACAAGGCGCTGGTGATTGGAGCCGACGCCACCAACCTAGATCCG GAGTCTGTGGATGAAATGGAGCGACGAAAAGAGAAGATCATGCTGCTGTCCCTGCAGCGGCgtcagcagcaggaggaggccAAGGCACGCAAGGAGATCGAGGCCTCGCAGAAGCGGGAAAAGGAGcgggagaaggaggaggagcgcgCACGCAAGAAGGAGGATCAAATGGCGCGACGAGCGGCCATATTGGAACAGCATAGACTCAAGAAAGCCATCGAAGAGGCCGAACGAGAG GGCAAAACCCTGGATCGGCCCGATCTGCATGTGAAACTGCAACCCCAGTCATCTAGTGCAACGAATCCGCGACTCCGGCAGCAGCGCACGACACGTCCCAGGCCCAAGACCATTCATGTGGACGATGCCAGTGTGGACATCAGTGAGGCTTCGAGCATCTCTAGTCGGGGCAAGAAGGGCTCCAGCTCGAATCTAACCG AGCCAGCAGCCGTCGAGCGGGGCCGCACTCTGTCGCGTATCTCCGTCGCTAAGGGGAGCACACTTAATTTCCGGGGCCGAAAGTCCAATTCGCTAATGAATCTGTGCG GTCCAAAACTCTACAAGCAACCAGCGGCCAAATCCAATCGCGGCATTATACTGAATGCCGTCGAATACTGCGTCTTTCCGGGCGCCGTGAACCGTGAGGCCAAACAGAAAGTGCTCGAGAAGATAGCACGCTCGGAGGCGAAACACTTCCTAGTACTCTTCCGCGATGCGGGCTGCCAGTTCCGCGCCCTCTACAGCTACATGCCCGAGTCCGGGGACCAGGTGACCAAGCTGTACGGCACCGGACCTAGTCAAGTCGACGAAGTCATGTTCGATAAGTTCTTCAA ATACAACTCAGGGGGCAAGTGCTTCTCGCAAGTGCACACCAAGCATCTGACCGTCACCATCGACGCCTTCACAATACACAACTCGCTCTGGCAGGGTAAGCGGGTGCAGTTGCCCAGCAAAAAGGACATGGCGCTTGTTATCTAA